Proteins from one Xenopus tropicalis strain Nigerian chromosome 1, UCB_Xtro_10.0, whole genome shotgun sequence genomic window:
- the diras2 gene encoding GTP-binding protein Di-Ras2 yields MPEQSNDYRVVVFGAGGVGKSSLVLRFVKGTFRESYIPTIEDTYRQVISCDKSICTLQITDTTGSHQFPAMQRLSISKGHAFILVYSITSRQSLEELKPIYEQICQIKGDVESIPIMLVGNKSDESQNRELDSSEGEAMAKKWKCAFMETSAKMNHNVKELFQELLNLEKRRTVSLQIDGKKSKQQKRKEKLKGKCVVM; encoded by the coding sequence ATGCCAGAACAAAGTAATGATTACCGAGTAGTGGTGTTTGGAGCTGGAGGAGTCGGTAAAAGTTCCTTGGTACTACGGTTTGTCAAAGGCACCTTTAGGGAAAGTTACATCCCAACAATTGAAGATACCTACAGACAAGTGATCAGTTGCGACAAAAGCATATGTACTTTGCAAATAACTGATACCACAGGGAGTCATCAATTTCCAGCCATGCAGCGTCTGTCAATATCAAAAGGACATGCCTTTATTTTGGTTTATTCCATCACCAGCAGGCAATCCTTGGAAGAACTGAAGCCAATCTATGAACAGATTTgtcagattaaaggggatgtagaGAGTATCCCTATAATGCTGGTTGGAAACAAAAGCGATGAAAGCCAAAACAGAGAACTGGATAGCTCGGAAGGGGAGGCAATGGCCAAAAAATGGAAATGTGCCTTTATGGAGACATCTGCTAAGATGAATCACAATGTCAAAGAGCTGTTTCAGGAGCTGCTGAACCTTGAGAAACGCAGGACTGTGAGCTTACAGATTGATGGCAAAAAGAGCAAACAGCAGAAAAGGAAAGAGAAGCTAAAAGGAAAATGTGTGGTCATGTAA